Proteins co-encoded in one Rattus rattus isolate New Zealand chromosome 5, Rrattus_CSIRO_v1, whole genome shotgun sequence genomic window:
- the Nr1h3 gene encoding oxysterols receptor LXR-alpha isoform X1 has protein sequence MSLWLEAPVPDVSPDSATELWKTEPQDAGDQGGNTCILREEARMPQSTGGALRIGLESSEPTALLPRAETLPEPTELRPQKRKKGPAPKMLGNELCSVCGDKASGFHYNVLSCEGCKGFFRRSVIKGARYICHSGGHCPMDTYMRRKCQECRLRKCRQAGMREECVLSEEQIRLKKLKRQEEEQAQATSVSPRVSSPPQVLPQLSPEQLGMIEKLVAAQQQCNRRSFSDRLRVTPWPIAPDPQSREARQQRFAHFTELAIVSVQEIVDFAKQLPGFLQLSREDQIALLKTSAIEVMLLETSRRYNPGSESITFLKDFSYNREDFAKAGLQVEFINPIFEFSRAMNELQLNDAEFALLIAISIFSADRPNVQDQLQVERLQHTYVEALHAYVSINHPHDRLMFPRMLMKLVSLRTLSSVHSEQVFALRLQDKKLPPLLSEIWDVHE, from the exons ATGTCCTTGTGGCTGGAGGCCCCAGTGCCTGATGTTTCTCCTG ACTCTGCAACGGAGCTGTGGAAGACAGAACCTCAAGATGCAGGAGACCAGGGAGGCAACACTTGCATCCTTAGGGAGGAAGCCAGGATGCCCCAATCAACTGGGGGTGCTTTAAGGATAGGGTTGGAGTCATCAGAGCCTACAGCCCTGCTCCCCAGGGCAGAGACCCTCCCAGAGCCTACAG AACTTCGTCCACAGAAGCGGAAAAAGGGGCCAGCCCCCAAAATGCTGGGGAACGAGCTGTGCAGTGTATGTGGGgacaaggcctctggcttccattACAATGTGCTGAGCTGCGAGGGCTGCAAGGGATTCTTCCGCCGCAGTGTCATCAAGGGAGCACGCTACATTTGCCACAGCGGTGGCCACTGCCCCATGGACACCTACATGCGGCGGAAATGCCAGGAGTGTCGCCTTCGCAAATGCCGCCAGGCAGGCATGAGGGAGGAGT GTGTCTTATCAGAAGAACAGATCCGCTTGAAGAAACTGAAGCGTCAAGAAGAGGAGCAGGCTCAAGCCACATCGGTGTCCCCAAGGGTTTCCTCACCACCCCAGGTCCTGCCACAGCTCAGCCCAGAACAACTGGGCATGATCGAGAAGTTGGTGGCTGCCCAGCAACAGTGTAACAGGCGCTCCTTCTCTGACCGACTTCGAGTCACG CCTTGGCCCATTGCACCCGACCCTCAGAGCCGGGAAGCCCGCCAACAGCGCTTTGCCCACTTTACTGAGCTGGCCATCGTGTCCGTGCAGGAGATTGTTGACTttgccaaacagctccctggcTTCCTACAGCTGAGCAGGGAGGACCAGATCGCCTTGCTGAAGACCTCTGCGATTGAG GTGATGCTTCTGGAGACATCGCGGAGGTACAACCCTGGGAGTGAGAGCATCACCTTCCTCAAGGATTTCAGTTACAACCGGGAAGACTTTGCCAAAGCAG ggCTGCAGGTGGAGTTCATTAACCCCATCTTTGAGTTCTCCAGAGCCATGAATGAACTGCAACTCAATGATGCTGAATTTGCTCTGCTCATAGCCATCAGCATCTTCTCTGCAG ACCGGCCCAACGTGCAGGACCAGCTCCAAGTAGAGAGACTGCAACACACATATGTGGAGGCCCTGCATGCCTATGTCTCCATCAACCACCCCCAC gacCGACTGATGTTCCCACGGATGCTAATGAAGCTGGTGAGCCTCCGGACTTTGAGCAGCGTCCATTCAGAGCAAGTGTTTGCACTTCGCCTGCAGGACAAAAAACTTCCCCCTCTGCTCTCCGAGATCTGGGATGTCCACGAATGA
- the Nr1h3 gene encoding oxysterols receptor LXR-alpha isoform X2 produces the protein MSLWLEAPVPDVSPDSATELWKTEPQDAGDQGGNTCILREEARMPQSTGGALRIGLESSEPTALLPRAETLPEPTGVLSEEQIRLKKLKRQEEEQAQATSVSPRVSSPPQVLPQLSPEQLGMIEKLVAAQQQCNRRSFSDRLRVTPWPIAPDPQSREARQQRFAHFTELAIVSVQEIVDFAKQLPGFLQLSREDQIALLKTSAIEVMLLETSRRYNPGSESITFLKDFSYNREDFAKAGLQVEFINPIFEFSRAMNELQLNDAEFALLIAISIFSADRPNVQDQLQVERLQHTYVEALHAYVSINHPHDRLMFPRMLMKLVSLRTLSSVHSEQVFALRLQDKKLPPLLSEIWDVHE, from the exons ATGTCCTTGTGGCTGGAGGCCCCAGTGCCTGATGTTTCTCCTG ACTCTGCAACGGAGCTGTGGAAGACAGAACCTCAAGATGCAGGAGACCAGGGAGGCAACACTTGCATCCTTAGGGAGGAAGCCAGGATGCCCCAATCAACTGGGGGTGCTTTAAGGATAGGGTTGGAGTCATCAGAGCCTACAGCCCTGCTCCCCAGGGCAGAGACCCTCCCAGAGCCTACAG GTGTCTTATCAGAAGAACAGATCCGCTTGAAGAAACTGAAGCGTCAAGAAGAGGAGCAGGCTCAAGCCACATCGGTGTCCCCAAGGGTTTCCTCACCACCCCAGGTCCTGCCACAGCTCAGCCCAGAACAACTGGGCATGATCGAGAAGTTGGTGGCTGCCCAGCAACAGTGTAACAGGCGCTCCTTCTCTGACCGACTTCGAGTCACG CCTTGGCCCATTGCACCCGACCCTCAGAGCCGGGAAGCCCGCCAACAGCGCTTTGCCCACTTTACTGAGCTGGCCATCGTGTCCGTGCAGGAGATTGTTGACTttgccaaacagctccctggcTTCCTACAGCTGAGCAGGGAGGACCAGATCGCCTTGCTGAAGACCTCTGCGATTGAG GTGATGCTTCTGGAGACATCGCGGAGGTACAACCCTGGGAGTGAGAGCATCACCTTCCTCAAGGATTTCAGTTACAACCGGGAAGACTTTGCCAAAGCAG ggCTGCAGGTGGAGTTCATTAACCCCATCTTTGAGTTCTCCAGAGCCATGAATGAACTGCAACTCAATGATGCTGAATTTGCTCTGCTCATAGCCATCAGCATCTTCTCTGCAG ACCGGCCCAACGTGCAGGACCAGCTCCAAGTAGAGAGACTGCAACACACATATGTGGAGGCCCTGCATGCCTATGTCTCCATCAACCACCCCCAC gacCGACTGATGTTCCCACGGATGCTAATGAAGCTGGTGAGCCTCCGGACTTTGAGCAGCGTCCATTCAGAGCAAGTGTTTGCACTTCGCCTGCAGGACAAAAAACTTCCCCCTCTGCTCTCCGAGATCTGGGATGTCCACGAATGA